In Hypomesus transpacificus isolate Combined female chromosome 4, fHypTra1, whole genome shotgun sequence, the following are encoded in one genomic region:
- the zgc:114119 gene encoding mediator of RNA polymerase II transcription subunit 30-like has translation MSASIPQKGPGLAGLPGQLQSHLPTGPASVPGQTPMPAQGALREISPVFLCRIGQETVQDIVTRTMEIFQITRATQLPNGVNQSQAAYQDRFGKLQEHLRQLALLFRKLRLLYERCVEMTSDLQEDPTELVPYMGDEIPLVKVEACNPAVNLERREVLEKVRQKNQEMKILMDQMRNLLWDVNAMLTLRK, from the exons ATGTCAGCCTCCATACCTCAGAAGGGGCCAGGTCTTGCTGGTCTGCCTGGCCAGCTGCAATCCCACCTGCCCACCGGCCCAGCCTCAGTCCCTGGCCAGACCCCCATGCCTGCCCAGGGGGCTCTGAGGGAGATCTCTCCAGTCTTCCTCTGTCGGATCGGCCAGGAGACCGTCCAGGACATTGTCACACGCACCATGGAGATCTTCCAGATCACCCGGGCCACACAG CTCCCTAACGGTGTGAACCAGAGCCAGGCTGCCTACCAGGACCGCTTCGGTAAGCTCCAGGAACACCTGCGCCAGCTGGCACTGCTCTTCCGCAAGCTCCGCCTCCTGTATGAACGCTGTGTGGAGATGACCTCCGACCTACAGGAAGACCCCACCGAG TTGGTGCCGTATATGGGAGACGAGATCCCTCTGGTTAAAGTAGAGGCCTGCAATCCAGCTGTGAACTTGGAGAGACGGGAGGTTCTAGAG AAGGTGAGGCAAAAGAACCAGGAGATGAAGATCCTGATGGACCAGATGAGGAACCTACTGTGGGACGTCAACGCCATGTTGACACTgaggaaatga